One genomic region from Candidatus Obscuribacterales bacterium encodes:
- a CDS encoding phycobilisome rod-core linker polypeptide encodes MNEFQPITVSRRSSREEREIALMQIYRQVLERVPYSYERKAMAKVERDFLSDKIGVRRFLKELGHSRVYLDSFYYSSANLKFLELCFKHFMGRAPLNQDEIRDYCDILMKQGVHHVITAILDSEEYRKVFGCFTVPYARQTKYYESPKAYLESDILNHEHIAQRGRAVPTLYWHQLGLNCEGGVCMTIEGENPALQNYHPEMKEAEVPQGTRIQKELLELLHGLDAVEAQRLVASLHRNQNRA; translated from the coding sequence ATGAATGAATTTCAGCCAATTACGGTGAGCCGTCGTTCGTCGCGGGAAGAGCGGGAAATTGCGTTGATGCAGATTTACCGCCAAGTTTTAGAACGGGTTCCTTACAGCTATGAACGCAAGGCCATGGCCAAAGTCGAGCGTGATTTTCTATCCGATAAGATTGGCGTGCGCCGCTTTTTGAAGGAACTAGGCCATTCCCGTGTGTACCTTGATTCCTTTTACTACAGTTCAGCCAACCTGAAATTTTTGGAACTCTGTTTTAAGCATTTCATGGGACGGGCACCGCTCAATCAAGATGAAATTCGCGACTACTGCGACATTTTGATGAAGCAAGGCGTGCATCATGTCATTACCGCTATTTTGGACTCCGAAGAATACCGCAAGGTGTTTGGCTGCTTTACGGTTCCCTATGCGCGGCAGACCAAATACTATGAGTCACCCAAGGCCTACCTGGAGTCTGACATTCTCAACCATGAGCATATTGCTCAGCGGGGCCGGGCCGTACCCACCCTCTACTGGCATCAGTTGGGGCTCAACTGTGAGGGCGGCGTTTGTATGACGATTGAAGGTGAAAATCCAGCTCTGCAAAACTACCATCCTGAAATGAAGGAAGCGGAAGTTCCTCAAGGAACGAGAATTCAGAAAGAACTGCTGGAGTTGCTCCATGGTTTAGATGCTGTTGAAGCCCAGCGTTTGGTGGCGTCTTTACATCGCAACCAGAATCGCGCTTAG